A single region of the Silene latifolia isolate original U9 population chromosome 8, ASM4854445v1, whole genome shotgun sequence genome encodes:
- the LOC141596063 gene encoding uncharacterized protein At4g19900-like has product METRLNNNNNNNNNNNNNNNNNNNNNNPKEDDFSKQYYSISSNNITTKFLISSCFCLPLTSFLGFFILVLLAYNSFTIFLYFTPSFSMENAKQAHEKKFQNSQFSSSTPIYAMKEDIPRKIHLTFSPSSTFFTQAKSFKSRKAKPVLRTLSLSQVPSRLFSKQVKQFFVENSCKIRVFMTWISSLESFGDRERFCIESLFKFHPNACLLIVSNSMDTYKGTQILRPFLRMNFKIMAIAPDFRFLFKNTMGGDWYNELEKGNVKIGDISLGQNLSNLLRLALLFKYGGIYMDTDFIVLRKLNKLKNSIGAQMIDPKTKKWSRLNNALLIFDKKHPLLNKFIEEFALTFDGNKWGHNGPYLVSRVVERLNESEGFDRQKNFTILPPPAFYVVDWVRVGSLFQKPKNEFHLQWINDKLKQIEEESYAIHLWNRQSRGIMVEDGSIISHLMKSNCIFCNSSISTL; this is encoded by the coding sequence ATGGAAACCcgccttaataataataataataataataataataataataataataataataataataataataataataatcctaagGAGGATGATTTCTCTAAACAATATTACTCAATTTCCTCTAATAATATTACTACAAAATTCCTAATTTCTTCATGTTTTTGCTTGCCTCTAACCTCTTTTTTAGGtttttttatccttgttcttctTGCATATAATTCCTTCACCATTTTCTTATACTTCACACCTTCATTCTCTATGGAAAATGCCAAACAAGCTCATGAGAAAAAGTTCCAAAATTCGCAATTTTCGTCTTCGACACCCATATATGCTATGAAAGAAGACATACCAAGGAAAATCCATCTCACATTTTCTCCTAGTTCAACTTTTTTCACCCAAGCTAAGAGTTTCAAATCTCGTAAGGCAAAACCGGTGTTGAGAACCCTTTCATTGTCACAAGTTCCATCAAGGTTGTTTTCGAAGCAAGTGAAGCAATTTTTCGTAGAGAATTCTTGCAAAATTCGAGTTTTCATGACATGGATATCGTCCCTTGAGTCGTTTGGAGATCGAGAGAGGTTTTGCATTGAAAGTCTTTTTAAGTTTCATCCAAATGCATGCTTGCTCATTGTTTCAAACTCCATGGATACATACAAAGGAACCCAAATCTTGAGACCTTTTCTAAGGATGAACTTCAAGATTATGGCAATCGCTCCCGATTTTCGCTTTCTTTTCAAGAATACAATGGGTGGTGATTGGTATAATGAGTTAGAGAAGGGAAATGTTAAGATAGGGGACATATCATTAGGGCAAAACCTCTCGAATTTGCTTCGACTTGCCCTTCTTTTCAAGTATGGCGGAATTTATATGGACACCGATTTCATAGTATTAAGGAAGCTAAATAAGCTGAAGAATTCAATCGGAGCACAAATGATCGATCCAAAGACAAAGAAATGGAGTAGATTGAACAATGCATTGCTAATTTTCGACAAGAAACACCCTCTTCTGAACAAGTTTATCGAGGAATTTGCCTTAACTTTCGATGGCAACAAATGGGGACATAATGGTCCTTACCTAGTATCAAGGGTAGTTGAGAGGCTAAACGAAAGCGAGGGATTTGATCGACAAAAGAATTTTACGATTTTGCCCCCACCGGCGTTTTATGTAGTGGATTGGGTTCGGGTTGGGAGCTTATTCCAAAAGCCTAAGAATGAGTTTCACTTGCAATGGATTAATGACAAGCTTAAGCAAATTGAAGAAGAAAGTTATGCTATTCATTTGTGGAATAGACAAAGTAGAGGGATTATGGTTGAAGATGGAAGTATAATTAGTCATTTAATGAAGAGTAATTGTATTTTTTGCAATTCTTCAATTTCAACTTTGTAA
- the LOC141596061 gene encoding putative polyol transporter 4, translated as MGMEENGGGENVVGINNMKNKYRRMDSPDLEELDVVAEYEAHVLRKSSTKKFVMASAVFASLNSVLLGYDVGVMSGAVLFIQEDLKISDVQIEVLVGILSIISLLGSLAGGKTSDAIGRKWTMALAAGIFQTGAAIMALAPNFGVLLTGRLFAGVGIGFGVMIAPVYIAEIAPAIARGSLTSFPEIFINFGILLGYISNYAFAGLPAHISWRVMLGVGILPSVFIAGALFIIPESPRWLVMQNRIDEATLVLSKTIDNEKEVHEKLAEIQQAARGSDGEKHDTKAILKEFIFPTPAVKRMLIAGCGIQIFQQITGIDTVVYYSPTIFKDAGITDKTELLASTVAVGFTKTFSILIAIFLIDHLGRKPLLYVSTIGMTVCLLGLSASLAFLGHQPIGIKLALLFVCGNVAFFSVGIGPICWVLTSEIFPLRLRAQASGIGAVGSRVSSGVISMSFLSVTAAITVAGTFFGFALISALSVVFVYTCVPETRGKSLEEIEQMFENETLGGGEMELTDTVRLVPQEPNSR; from the exons ATGGGTATGGAGGAAAATGGAGGAGGGGAAAATGTGGTGGGAATAAATAACATGAAGAACAAGTATAGGAGAATGGATTCACCAGATTTGGAGGAATTAGATGTTGTAGCTGAATATGAGGCTCATGTTCTTAGGAAAAGTAGTACTAAAAAATTTGTTATGGCTTCTGCTGTTTTTGCTTCCCTCAATTCTGTTCTTCTTGGTTATG ATGTTGGTGTAATGAGTGGGGCAGTTCTATTCATTCAAGAAGATTTGAAGATATCAGATGTGCAAATAGAAGTCCTGGTTGGTATCTTATCGATTATTTCATTATTAGGGAGTTTAGCCGGTGGGAAAACATCAGACGCAATAGGTAGAAAATGGACAATGGCATTAGCTGCAGGAATTTTCCAAACCGGTGCTGCTATCATGGCACTAGCGCCAAATTTCGGGGTATTACTAACAGGCCGTCTTTTTGCTGGAGTCGGGATTGGATTTGGAGTCATGATCGCTCCCGTGTATATTGCTGAGATAGCACCTGCAATAGCAAGAGGGTCATTAACATCATTTCCAGAGATTTTCATAAATTTCGGCATTCTCTTGGGTTATATATCGAATTATGCATTTGCCGGGCTTCCAGCTCACATCAGCTGGAGAGTCATGCTTGGTGTTGGGATTCTTCCTTCTGTATTTATTGCAGGTGCATTGTTTATCATCCCGGAATCTCCTAGATGGCTAGTAATGCAAAATCGTATTGATGAAGCAACGCTGGTTCTTTCGAAAACTATTGACAATGAAAAAGAAGTCCATGAGAAATTGGCTGAAATACAGCAAGCTGCACGAGGTTCTGATGGCGAAAAACATGATACAAAAGCTATATTGAAAGAGTTCATCTTTCCAACACCAGCTGTTAAGCGAATGCTGATCGCTGGCTGTGGAATTCAGATATTTCAACAAATTACGGGAATTGATACTGTCGTTTATTACAGCCCCACAATTTTCAAAGATGCTGGAATAACTGACAAAACTGAGCTTCTTGCTTCCACAGTTGCTGTCGGGTTTACCAAAACCTTCTCCATCTTAATTGCAATTTTCCTAATTGATCATTTGGGCAGAAAGCCTTTGCTTTACGTCAGCACCATCGGAATGACGGTTTGTTTATTAGGACTTAGCGCAAGTCTAGCATTCCTCGGGCATCAACCAATCGGGATTAAATTAGCATTGCTATTTGTCTGTGGAAATGTGGCATTCTTCTCAGTTGGGATTGGGCCGATTTGTTGGGTTTTGACATCTGAGATATTCCCACTTCGGCTTCGGGCCCAAGCATCGGGAATTGGGGCGGTTGGAAGTCGAGTTAGTAGTGGGGTGATATCAATGTCATTTCTGTCTGTCACTGCTGCAATTACAGTTGCAGGAACATTCTTTGGGTTTGCTTTGATCTCGGCCTTGTCTGTTGTTTTTGTCTACACATGTGTTCCGGAGACTAGAGGGAAATCATTGGAAGAGATTGAACAAATGTTCGAGAATGAAACGCTTGGAGGAGGTGAAATGGAGCTCACGGATACTGTTCGCTTAGTTCCACAAGAGCCAAATTCTCGCTAG
- the LOC141593998 gene encoding epoxide hydrolase 3-like isoform X1, which translates to MDQIQHRYIQVRGLKLHFAETGTAGSRVVILLHGFPEIWYTWRHQMIALANAGYRVIAPDFRGYGLSEVPSNPQSTRFLDLVLDLLGIIDHLALSKVFLIAKDFGTRVACVFAFLHSDRVLGLITLGVPYVPLGGRSKSLEQMPEGCYISRWREPGRAEADFGRFDAKTVVRKIYILFSKTELPVAEENQEILDMVDLSNPLPPWLSEDDIAYYGSLYEKSGFETALQVPYRSLDEEFDVHDPVLKLPAMMIMGRDDYSWKFPGIKEYVESGIIKERIPNLQVHILPQGCHFSHEQIPKVVNKLILDFLANNA; encoded by the exons ATGGACCAAATTCAGCATCGTTACATTCAAGTACGAGGTTTGAAGCTTCACTTTGCTGAAACTGGCACAG CAGGATCAAGAGTGGTGATATTACTGCATGGTTTTCCAGAAATATGGTACACGTGGCGGCATCAGATGATTGCTCTTGCAAATGCAGGGTACAGAGTTATAGCTCCTGATTTTAGAGGTTATGGTTTATCTGAGGTACCATCTAACCCTCAGTCGACGAGGTTTTTGGACCTTGTACTTGATCTCCTTGGTATCATCGATCATCTTGCCCTTTCCAAG GTGTTTCTCATAGCAAAGGATTTTGGAACAAGGGTTGCATGCGTCTTTGCGTTTCTTCATTCAGATCGTGTCCTAGGACTAATCACACTTGGAGTGCCATACGTACCTCTCGGCGGCCGTTCAAAGAGTCTTGAACAAATGCCCGAGGGCTGCTATATCTCGAGATGGAGG GAGCCTGGAAGAGCAGAAGCGGATTTTGGCCGTTTTGATGCAAAGACAGTAGTAAGAAAAATATACATCCTGTTTTCCAAGACTGAATTGCCAGTTGCTGAAGAAAACCAAGAGATATTGGATATGGTAGATTTATCGAATCCTCTTCCTCCTTGGTTATCGGAAGATGACATTGCATATTATGGTTCATTGTATGAAAAATCCGGGTTCGAGACTGCTCTTCAGGTTCCATATAG GTCACTTGATGAAGAGTTTGACGTACATGACCCGGTATTGAAGCTTCCGGCAATGATGATTATGGGCAGAGATGACTACTCGTGGAAGTTTCCGGGGATTAAAGAGTACGTCGAGAGTGGTATAATAAAAGAACGTATCCCAAATTTGCAGGTCCATATCTTGCCTCAAGGTTGTCATTTTTCTCATGAACAAATCCCTAAAGTGGTGAACAAGCTGATCCTTGATTTCTTAGCTAACAATGCATGA
- the LOC141596062 gene encoding protein RTF1 homolog, which translates to MADLDDLLLEAAGRTGGSSRSRHSGPPSRRRHENPYSDDGSDSKDEDSDDNHLYGGKKSSTSQVPLKKRGKDRDDDDQGSQDDDEGEEALGREGGSGDDSDVGSDLYKDEDDRQQLAQMTELERELILSERATKQDDKKLHERVKSRWKTDNKPQPSKRESTPSLASSRGVRTSARSADKAAHKADALNELRAKRMRQQGLDSSRFGSGSRGHSPVKRKAFTSAGLSSSSQSDSESESRSDDGRSKRGRRMDNSDDEMSKHRSNIPTYEDIRGITIRRSKLSKWFMDPFFEELIVGCFVRVGIGMKSGQSIYRLCIVRNVDASDPNKQYKLDNKMTYKFLNCVWGSETSAARWQMARISDSPPLEEEYNQWKKEVERTNGRLPTKSEVADKKAEIERVNNFVYSAETVKQILQEKKSATTRPLNIAAEKEKLRREMEAAQYKNDEASVERIKARLQELDKVRNARDFKDSKAQRLTEMNRKNRVENFKNASELKPVNLNLKQGEAGYDPFSRRWTRSQNYYNAGGAGNKANGEVEEDVGNNGGANGVVATAAALEAAAGAGKLTDTSAPVDQGTEFHMLHDFDLPISLTSLQKYGGAQGVLAGFMARKQRIESSIGYRVPENDGRRHALTLSVSDYKRRRGLL; encoded by the coding sequence ATGGCAGATTTGGATGATTTGCTGCTAGAGGCAGCGGGAAGAACTGGAGGATCAAGTAGAAGCAGGCACTCTGGTCCTCCGTCCAGAAGACGGCATGAGAATCCATATTCTGATGATGGCAGTGACTCTAAGGACGAAGATTCCGATGACAATCACTTATATGGGGGAAAGAAGTCCTCTACGTCTCAAGTTCCCCTAAAAAAGAGGGGTAAAGATAGAGATGATGATGATCAGGGCAGCCAAGATGATGATGAGGGCGAAGAAGCTTTGGGTCGTGAGGGTGGTAGTGGCGATGATTCTGATGTCGGGAGCGACCTTTACAAGGACGAGGACGATAGACAACAGCTTGCTCAGATGACTGAGCTTGAAAGGGAGCTGATCCTGTCCGAACGAGCAACGAAGCAAGATGATAAGAAGTTGCATGAGCGTGTGAAATCGAGGTGGAAGACTGATAATAAACCTCAGCCATCTAAGAGGGAGAGCACCCCTTCACTAGCTTCCTCTCGTGGGGTCCGCACATCAGCTAGGTCTGCTGACAAGGCAGCTCATAAAGCTGATGCCCTGAACGAGCTTCGTGCAAAACGGATGAGGCAACAGGGGTTGGATTCCTCGAGATTTGGCTCGGGTTCCCGAGGGCATTCCCCTGTTAAAAGAAAAGCTTTTACTTCTGCTGGCTTGAGCAGTTCGAGTCAAAGTGATAGTGAAAGTGAATCCAGGAGCGATGACGGAAGATCAAAGAGGGGTAGGAGAATGGATAATAGTGATGATGAAATGTCGAAGCATCGATCCAATATCCCCACATACGAGGACATAAGGGGGATTACAATTCGGAGGTCCAAGCTTTCAAAATGGTTTATGGACCCTTTCTTTGAGGAACTAATTGTCGGGTGTTTTGTACGGGTTGGGATTGGCATGAAGTCGGGTCAAAGTATCTACCGACTGTGCATAGTTCGGAATGTTGATGCCTCGGACCCTaacaaacaatacaagcttgacAATAAGATGACATACAAATTCCTGAATTGTGTATGGGGAAGTGAAACCTCGGCTGCTCGATGGCAAATGGCTAGGATTTCGGACTCTCCTCCTCTCGAGGAAGAGTACAATCAATGGAAGAAAGAGGTGGAGCGCACAAATGGGAGGCTGCCCACAAAGAGTGAAGTTGCAGACAAAAAGGCCGAAATTGAAAGAGTTAACAATTTTGTGTACTCTGCTGAAACTGTGAAGCAAATATTACAGGAGAAGAAATCAGCTACCACAAGGCCATTAAATATAGCAGCTGAGAAGGAAAAGCTTCGAAGGGAGATGGAAGCCGCTCAATACAAGAACGACGAAGCTTCAGTGGAGAGAATCAAGGCTAGGCTACAAGAATTAGATAAAGTCCGAAATGCCCGAGATTTTAAAGACTCGAAAGCTCAAAGACTCACTGAGATGAACCGAAAGAACCGAGTTGAAAACTTTAAGAATGCATCTGAATTGAAACCCGTAAATCTTAACCTGAAACAAGGAGAAGCAGGGTATGACCCCTTTTCCAGAAGATGGACTAGGTCTCAGAATTATTATAATGCAGGAGGTGCCGGTAATAAAGCAAATGGTGAAGTTGAAGAAGATGTCGGGAACAATGGAGGAGCAAATGGGGTGGTGGCCACAGCTGCCGCCTTAGAGGCGGCAGCCGGGGCCGGTAAGTTGACCGACACCAGTGCCCCGGTGGACCAAGGGACAGAATTTCACATGCTGCATGATTTTGACCTCCCAATCTCGTTGACTTCCCTACAGAAATATGGCGGAGCCCAAGGTGTTCTAGCCGGGTTCATGGCAAGGAAGCAGAGGATTGAGTCGAGTATTGGATATCGAGTGCCTGAAAATGACGGTCGTCGACATGCTTTGACTCTGTCTGTGAGTGATTATAAAAGGCGAAGAGGTCTTTTATGA
- the LOC141593998 gene encoding epoxide hydrolase 3-like isoform X2, with product MDQIQHRYIQVRGLKLHFAETGTGSRVVILLHGFPEIWYTWRHQMIALANAGYRVIAPDFRGYGLSEVPSNPQSTRFLDLVLDLLGIIDHLALSKVFLIAKDFGTRVACVFAFLHSDRVLGLITLGVPYVPLGGRSKSLEQMPEGCYISRWREPGRAEADFGRFDAKTVVRKIYILFSKTELPVAEENQEILDMVDLSNPLPPWLSEDDIAYYGSLYEKSGFETALQVPYRSLDEEFDVHDPVLKLPAMMIMGRDDYSWKFPGIKEYVESGIIKERIPNLQVHILPQGCHFSHEQIPKVVNKLILDFLANNA from the exons ATGGACCAAATTCAGCATCGTTACATTCAAGTACGAGGTTTGAAGCTTCACTTTGCTGAAACTGGCACAG GATCAAGAGTGGTGATATTACTGCATGGTTTTCCAGAAATATGGTACACGTGGCGGCATCAGATGATTGCTCTTGCAAATGCAGGGTACAGAGTTATAGCTCCTGATTTTAGAGGTTATGGTTTATCTGAGGTACCATCTAACCCTCAGTCGACGAGGTTTTTGGACCTTGTACTTGATCTCCTTGGTATCATCGATCATCTTGCCCTTTCCAAG GTGTTTCTCATAGCAAAGGATTTTGGAACAAGGGTTGCATGCGTCTTTGCGTTTCTTCATTCAGATCGTGTCCTAGGACTAATCACACTTGGAGTGCCATACGTACCTCTCGGCGGCCGTTCAAAGAGTCTTGAACAAATGCCCGAGGGCTGCTATATCTCGAGATGGAGG GAGCCTGGAAGAGCAGAAGCGGATTTTGGCCGTTTTGATGCAAAGACAGTAGTAAGAAAAATATACATCCTGTTTTCCAAGACTGAATTGCCAGTTGCTGAAGAAAACCAAGAGATATTGGATATGGTAGATTTATCGAATCCTCTTCCTCCTTGGTTATCGGAAGATGACATTGCATATTATGGTTCATTGTATGAAAAATCCGGGTTCGAGACTGCTCTTCAGGTTCCATATAG GTCACTTGATGAAGAGTTTGACGTACATGACCCGGTATTGAAGCTTCCGGCAATGATGATTATGGGCAGAGATGACTACTCGTGGAAGTTTCCGGGGATTAAAGAGTACGTCGAGAGTGGTATAATAAAAGAACGTATCCCAAATTTGCAGGTCCATATCTTGCCTCAAGGTTGTCATTTTTCTCATGAACAAATCCCTAAAGTGGTGAACAAGCTGATCCTTGATTTCTTAGCTAACAATGCATGA